Proteins from one Salvelinus namaycush isolate Seneca chromosome 34, SaNama_1.0, whole genome shotgun sequence genomic window:
- the LOC120028950 gene encoding ras-related protein Rap-2b has product MREYKVVVLGSGGVGKSALTVQFVTGSFIEKYDPTIEDFYRKEIEVDSSPSVLEILDTAGTEQFASMRDLYIKNGQGFILVYSLVNQQSFQDIKPMRDQIIRVKRYERVPMVLVGNKVDLEGEREVSSGEGKALADEWNCPFMETSAKNKASVDELFAEIVRQMNYASAPGRSDQCCSSCVIL; this is encoded by the coding sequence ATGAGAGAATACAAAGTAGTGGTTCTCGGATCTGGCGGGGTTGGCAAATCCGCATTGACTGTGCAATTCGTAACTGGATCCTTTATAGAGAAATATGATCCCACGATAGAGGATTTCTACCGAAAGGAGATCGAGGTGGACTCGTCGCCTTCCGTTCTGGAGATACTGGACACGGCGGGGACCGAGCAGTTCGCCTCCATGCGAGACCTGTACATCAAAAACGGGCAGGGCTTCATCCTAGTCTACAGCTTGGTCAACCAACAAAGCTTCCAAGACATCAAACCAATGAGGGATCAGATCATTCGGGTGAAACGGTACGAGAGGGTGCCGATGGTTCTGGTCGGGAATAAAGTGGACCTGGAGGGCGAGAGGGAGGTCTCGTCCGGGGAAGGGAAAGCGCTTGCGGATGAGTGGAATTGCCCGTTTATGGAAACTTCAGCCAAAAATAAAGCCTCGGTGGACGAACTGTTTGCAGAAATTGTCAGACAGATGAACTATGCTTCAGCACCAGGCAGAAGCGACCAGTGCTGCTCGTCTTGTGTTATTCTTTAA